The genomic segment GATCGGCGGGTTGGAGCCCGGTGCTGTCTTCGCGGTCGAGATCCTCGCGCCGGGGCACGGCGACGCGGCCGAGGCGTGGAGCGCCATCGGTCAGCCCCTCAACCTCACGCGCGCCCAGACCGGCTACCTGCGCGAACAGGGCGACGCCCTCCAGCGCCACACCCTGGTCGCCTCAGAGAACGGCACCCTCGAGATCGATCTCCTGCTCGCCCCCTGGGCCGTGGCCTCGGTCTTCGCTCTCTAGCCGCCGCGATGAGTGCCACGGCGGTCGCGAAATCATGTCTCGGCTCCGGTGTCTGTGGAGTTGATCGCTACGTGGCGGCATTCTGTGATCGCTTGGTGGCGGGCGGTGCGCTCAAGCCGACCCCCAGCGGGCAGCAGTAGTTCGGATGGCTAGACCAGCGGCTTACGCATCCTGAAGTTTGTCAATGTAACGCCTCGCTTTTCGGGAGACTGGGAAAACCCAGCTATCTGGCCGCTGACAATCGCGACGAAGCTCTTTCGCGCGGCCATTGCCTTGTCCCAGCGATGAAGATCGCGCCCATCCGGATCGGCCCACGCCTGAATCTGCTCGCTCGTGTAATCCGCTGACGCAGTTTCGGTGACGGCGGCTAGGAACACCGCGAGGGTGCCGGTTGCATCGCCGTGTTCGTACGGCCGCACCTCGACGGATAGGTCATCTGGGATCGGCGATGTGTGCACTCTGACGTTTCTGACCGAATCTTCCTAGAGGTAGGGCTTGGTGATGAGCTCGATGGCGTGGCCAGCGGGGTCCTTGAAATAGACCCCTCGCCCGCCGTGCTCGGTGATTCGTCATTCGTCCAGTGCTGCGCGCAAGAGCCGAATCGCCTTCGGTCCCACTCCGTGAAGGGTCGCCAAATGATCGAGCCCGGCCTGCTCCACGTCGTTCAAGTCGTGAATTCCTGCCTGATTCAGCGCAGTGGTGGCAGGTGCACCGATGTTGGGAAGGGGTCGAGGAGAGTCCATGCACTGCAAGATACCGCCAGCATCGGGTGCCCGTAAATCAGTCGCTCACCGTGCACGAGACAGCGATGGCCATCCCCGTGTGGTGCTGACCGGCTGACTGCTCTGTGGATCGTGCTCAGAAGAATCGAGCCTCCTTTCGGTGGGCTGGCCGCGAGCTAGCGGATTTCATAGGTTCCGTCGAGGCGGGTTCGGGCGATGACGTGTCCGGTCATAGCGTGGAGGGTGTCCGCGAGGCTGAAACGGTCGGGGAGCTCTATCGGTTGGTCGAGGGCGAAGAGTTGGAAGGCATAGCTGTGCGGCCCGTGCGAGCGGATCGGGAGGGGTCCTGAGTAGCCGCGGCGGCCGAGTCCGCCTTTGCCGTGTTTGATTCCCCGGATTGGGCTGGGGTCGGTGAGCCCGTTCTCGGGGATGCTCTGCAGGGTCGGGTCGATGCCGAGGGTGAGGGCATGGGTGGCGGGTCGGGCGAAGGGCACATCGGGGTCTTGCACGATGAGCACGAGCTCTCGCGTGTCCGCGGGCGGTGTCGTCCATTCCAGGGCAGGTGAGATGTTGGGCCCGCGCAGGCGGCCGCGGTGTCGTTCGGGGATCGGTGCGCCGGGGGCGAATGCCGGGCTGCTGAGGGTGAAGGTCTCCGGTGCCTGAAGATCGGGATTCGCCCAGGCGAGGGTGTGGTGTCCGGCGCGTCGAGCGCGGAGGAGGACGCCGAGGGGATTGGCGGGCATGGTCGTGTTCGCTTCTTTCTAGGCCGGGGATTCGGTGCGGTTGAGGGTGCGGAGTGTGCGATCGAAGACCGTGAAGGCAATCGCGACGAGACTGACGCCGATCATGATCAGGCCGATGGTGTGCACACCACTGTCGGTGGCGTCGGTGTGGAAGACGATCCCGGTGATGGCTGACGACGCGATCGAGCCGATGTATCCGAAGGTGCGGAACAGGCCCGATGCGACCCCGAGCTGTTCGGGTGGCGCTTGGGTGTAGAGGGCGAGTTGATTGCCGCTGGAAGCGGTGCCGAGCACGATGCCGAAGATCACTGTGATGAACACGATCCACAGGATGCTGGTGCTGGAAGTGAGGAACAGTACTCCCACGGAGCCGGCAAGGCTGGCGATGGCGGCGACGATCACCGGGCCACGGACGAGGTTGCGGCGGGAGATCGGGAAGACGACGATCCCCGAGATCACGCTCATCGGCAAGAGGAGGAGTCCCGCGCTGAGGGCGGACATCCCGCGGGCGGCTTCCATCCACTGGGTGATGCCGTACATGACGACATACACGCACAGAGCAACGAGAGCGTACCGGAGGTAGGTGCGGGTGAGGGCGCTGTTGCGCACGAGCAGACGCACGTCGAGGAACGGTGACGCTGCACGCAGCTCCCAGAACGTCAATGCCGCGAAGAGAAGAACCGCCGCCACTAGCAGGAGCCAATTCGGATTCTGCAGCGAGAACACGAAGGCAAGAAGAGCAGACATCGCAAGGCCGAAGCCGACGATGCCGGTCAGGTCGATGCTGGAGAGAACGCCACGAACGCTTCTGCGGGTTTGGATGGAGGAATCGCGAGGAATCCAGATCAGCGCCGCGGCTAAGGCGATCAGCGCGACCGGGACATTGACGAGGAACACCCACCGCCATCCAGCGGTCTCCACGAGCACACCGCCGATCGGGAGGCCCAGCGCCGCTGTGGCGAGGCCGGCGATCTGAAGGCCGCCGAGCACGCTGCCGGGCGGTTTCGCCAGGCCGGCCGCTGCGGCGCGGCGTTGGATCAGCATCATCGCGGACGGGTA from the Herbiconiux aconitum genome contains:
- a CDS encoding MFS transporter, producing the protein MPSATTADEPGVTSKPFSWRFTAPLYIGSALNPINSSMIATALVPIATDLGVPIGQTASLVTALYLASAIAQPTAGKVAAVFGARRVFLVGIILVLLGGVLGGVSQNLAMVLIARVLIGLGTSCAYPSAMMLIQRRAAAAGLAKPPGSVLGGLQIAGLATAALGLPIGGVLVETAGWRWVFLVNVPVALIALAAALIWIPRDSSIQTRRSVRGVLSSIDLTGIVGFGLAMSALLAFVFSLQNPNWLLLVAAVLLFAALTFWELRAASPFLDVRLLVRNSALTRTYLRYALVALCVYVVMYGITQWMEAARGMSALSAGLLLLPMSVISGIVVFPISRRNLVRGPVIVAAIASLAGSVGVLFLTSSTSILWIVFITVIFGIVLGTASSGNQLALYTQAPPEQLGVASGLFRTFGYIGSIASSAITGIVFHTDATDSGVHTIGLIMIGVSLVAIAFTVFDRTLRTLNRTESPA
- a CDS encoding YbhB/YbcL family Raf kinase inhibitor-like protein, yielding MPANPLGVLLRARRAGHHTLAWANPDLQAPETFTLSSPAFAPGAPIPERHRGRLRGPNISPALEWTTPPADTRELVLIVQDPDVPFARPATHALTLGIDPTLQSIPENGLTDPSPIRGIKHGKGGLGRRGYSGPLPIRSHGPHSYAFQLFALDQPIELPDRFSLADTLHAMTGHVIARTRLDGTYEIR